In Spirochaetota bacterium, one DNA window encodes the following:
- a CDS encoding sulfurtransferase TusA family protein: MNLFKKLFITLFLTKEKGNETHGEVHCEEEEPTSDEQCNFDYSLDCTGMTCPRPIFEISKRVKTMETDQVLRIICSDPAFDNDIKAWCHRTKNGLQDIQKINGKTVALIVKMS; encoded by the coding sequence ATGAATTTATTTAAAAAATTATTCATTACACTTTTCTTAACTAAGGAAAAGGGTAATGAAACTCATGGTGAAGTTCATTGCGAAGAAGAGGAACCAACCTCTGATGAACAATGTAACTTCGATTATAGCCTTGATTGTACCGGGATGACATGTCCAAGACCAATATTTGAGATTTCAAAGAGAGTAAAGACTATGGAAACAGATCAAGTATTAAGGATTATTTGTAGTGATCCAGCATTTGATAATGATATTAAAGCATGGTGTCATAGAACAAAAAATGGACTCCAAGATATTCAGAAAATAAATGGTAAAACAGTAGCGCTCATCGTAAAAATGAGTTAA
- a CDS encoding PP2C family protein-serine/threonine phosphatase — translation MSNIEKLKRQLLMLEPITSAITLDIDISELFISIMAPITQEIDAEINILLLKQSSNYIITEYYFENEIEDLRGKYLQIPDNEVNAINDAYIVNQFNEDSINSINTIYEFFSKSLNIIINSIMILKLKEYGYIIILNKRTGEFDDSCKIFCTIISNIISAILLIQDQVKFILEKKIELKEIQLASEIHEQLLPKTIPEIKGIELYGYSKPAKSIGGDYYDFFQFDNNRIGVIIADVAGCGLPAALVMIMISSIAKTIIRSDLSPATILSFLNKKMNWNIGGEKFVTLSYYLLDISQNTLYYSNAGHLPLIIYKKNEDKIYNLEATGRPLGILQDEEYKLIKMPFYPGDIAVSYTDGIIEATNSDGEQFDIERTVQVVKMNEAKSAFEIVKSIEKELYNFTGLSSQKDDETLVILKMVDRRKKNN, via the coding sequence GTGTCAAATATTGAAAAGCTTAAGCGACAATTGCTTATGCTTGAGCCTATAACTAGTGCAATTACACTTGATATAGATATTTCTGAATTATTTATATCAATCATGGCCCCCATCACTCAAGAGATAGATGCAGAGATCAATATTCTGCTGCTAAAACAATCTTCGAATTATATTATTACTGAATATTACTTTGAAAATGAGATTGAAGATTTAAGAGGAAAATATCTACAGATACCTGATAATGAAGTAAATGCTATAAACGATGCTTATATCGTAAATCAATTTAATGAAGATTCAATCAATAGCATTAATACAATATATGAATTCTTTAGCAAATCGCTTAACATTATAATCAATTCAATAATGATTTTAAAACTCAAGGAATATGGATATATCATTATTCTAAATAAAAGGACTGGAGAATTTGATGATTCATGCAAAATATTTTGCACAATAATCTCAAATATTATATCTGCCATACTCTTAATTCAAGATCAAGTAAAGTTCATTTTAGAGAAGAAAATTGAGTTAAAAGAAATTCAATTAGCATCAGAGATCCATGAACAGTTGCTACCTAAAACCATTCCAGAAATTAAAGGAATCGAATTATACGGATATTCAAAACCTGCTAAAAGTATTGGAGGAGATTATTATGATTTCTTTCAGTTTGATAATAATAGAATTGGCGTAATAATCGCAGATGTTGCGGGATGCGGATTGCCAGCTGCCCTTGTAATGATAATGATTAGCAGCATTGCTAAAACAATAATACGGAGTGATCTATCCCCAGCAACGATACTCTCATTTTTAAATAAAAAAATGAACTGGAATATTGGGGGAGAAAAGTTTGTTACTTTGAGCTATTATCTGTTGGATATTTCCCAAAATACTCTTTATTATTCGAATGCCGGTCATCTTCCCCTTATAATATACAAAAAAAATGAAGATAAAATCTATAATTTAGAAGCAACAGGGCGTCCTCTTGGGATTCTCCAAGATGAAGAGTATAAACTTATTAAAATGCCATTTTATCCTGGAGATATTGCTGTTTCGTATACAGATGGAATTATTGAAGCCACCAATTCAGATGGAGAGCAATTTGATATTGAGAGGACAGTGCAAGTAGTAAAAATGAACGAAGCCAAATCTGCTTTTGAGATTGTAAAGAGCATTGAAAAGGAATTATATAATTTCACCGGTTTGAGTTCTCAAAAAGATGACGAGACACTAGTAATTTTAAAAATGGTCGACAGAAGGAAAAAGAATAATTAG
- a CDS encoding 5'-methylthioadenosine/adenosylhomocysteine nucleosidase: MIGIMSAISFEVSNTLFDKLINRETENRLGHDFHRGILAGHEVVITTTGIGKVRAAARTQYCIDHFDVEKLIFVGVAGALNPRLKVGDIVISQQVMQHDFALSADPKIENKGSHCYYGDSEMIQIVRDVGERLGYDDRLHFGKILTGDQVIHDQSKKERLHEELDGDCVEMEGAAVGMVCRMNMIPFVLLRGISDLANEQMIQDHLQSLPGLIEHNTQLLIELVENLP; this comes from the coding sequence ATGATAGGAATAATGAGTGCCATATCCTTTGAGGTATCGAATACGCTTTTTGACAAGCTTATTAACAGAGAGACTGAGAATAGACTTGGACATGATTTTCATCGCGGCATTCTTGCAGGGCACGAGGTTGTAATCACTACAACGGGAATCGGCAAGGTTCGAGCGGCAGCTCGAACTCAATACTGTATTGACCATTTTGATGTAGAGAAGCTAATTTTCGTGGGTGTAGCAGGGGCTCTCAATCCGAGATTAAAGGTTGGAGATATTGTGATATCGCAACAGGTTATGCAGCATGACTTTGCTTTAAGCGCTGATCCGAAAATAGAGAATAAGGGTTCGCACTGTTATTATGGTGATTCCGAGATGATCCAGATTGTCAGGGATGTGGGAGAGAGGCTTGGATATGATGATAGGCTGCATTTTGGAAAGATACTAACAGGAGATCAGGTTATTCATGATCAGTCAAAGAAGGAACGTCTGCATGAGGAACTTGATGGGGATTGTGTTGAGATGGAGGGAGCTGCTGTAGGTATGGTTTGTCGGATGAATATGATCCCCTTTGTGCTTCTTCGAGGTATTTCTGATCTGGCAAATGAACAGATGATTCAAGATCACCTTCAATCATTGCCAGGGCTAATTGAACATAACACCCAGCTTCTTATAGAGTTGGTTGAGAATTTGCCCTAG
- a CDS encoding flagellin, which translates to MIINHNMSAIYANRSLKFTHWEVSKSMEKLASGERINKSGDDASGLAVSEKMRTQILGLRQAERNTEDAMSFAQTAEGYMNQSSQIIQRIRVMSIQAANGIYSAEDRQLIQVEVSALVDEVDRIASQAEFNRFKILTGEFTKINPKASMWFHLGPNSNQRERIYIGTMTAAAFKMKDATGGISISLSTPDGANKTIGVMDASLQRLAKQRADLGAYYNRLEMTAKGLMTAYENVQAAESRIRDADMAEEMVEFTKNTVLVQTGTAMLAQANLQPQSVLRLLW; encoded by the coding sequence ATGATTATCAATCACAACATGAGTGCAATTTATGCAAACAGGTCGCTAAAATTCACTCACTGGGAGGTCTCAAAGAGCATGGAGAAGCTCGCTTCCGGAGAAAGGATAAATAAATCCGGGGATGACGCTTCTGGATTAGCAGTTTCTGAAAAGATGAGAACTCAAATACTGGGACTCAGGCAGGCAGAGAGAAATACGGAGGATGCTATGTCCTTTGCTCAGACTGCCGAGGGGTATATGAACCAGTCATCGCAGATTATTCAGCGAATAAGGGTTATGTCGATTCAAGCTGCTAATGGTATATATTCAGCTGAAGATAGACAGCTTATCCAGGTTGAGGTTTCAGCTTTGGTCGATGAAGTCGACCGAATAGCCTCTCAAGCAGAGTTCAATAGGTTTAAGATTTTAACTGGCGAGTTCACAAAGATCAATCCCAAGGCAAGTATGTGGTTCCATCTTGGTCCTAATAGCAATCAACGCGAAAGGATCTATATTGGGACTATGACTGCTGCTGCATTCAAGATGAAGGATGCTACTGGTGGAATCTCTATATCGCTCTCTACTCCTGATGGGGCGAACAAGACTATAGGAGTCATGGATGCCTCTTTGCAAAGACTTGCAAAGCAGAGAGCGGATCTTGGAGCCTATTACAACAGGCTTGAGATGACTGCCAAGGGTTTAATGACAGCCTATGAGAATGTTCAGGCAGCTGAATCCCGAATTAGAGATGCGGATATGGCTGAAGAGATGGTTGAATTTACCAAAAACACAGTTCTGGTGCAAACTGGAACTGCCATGCTTGCACAGGCAAACTTGCAACCCCAGTCTGTTTTGAGATTGTTATGGTAG
- a CDS encoding flagellin, with product MRINRNMSAIFAGRQLKLISEKLDKSIEKLASGERINAAGDDPSGLAVSEKMRTQIYGLYQAERNAQNGLSFIQVAEGSLQQLNSILQRIRMLSVQAANGIYSNEDRQLVQVEVSQLIDEVDRISNSAEFNKMKMLTGVYSRASNTGSIFFHVGPNQDQRIRAYIATMSAKALNLMGGKAQKRSISTVGSANAMIGYVDLALDKLNRQRADLGAYSNRMENTIRSLARSYENMLAADSRVRDTDMASEVVEFTKNQVLLQSGVAMLAQANLKTQIVLQLLG from the coding sequence ATGAGAATCAATCGCAATATGAGTGCCATATTTGCAGGAAGGCAGCTCAAATTAATTTCGGAAAAATTGGATAAGTCCATAGAGAAGCTTGCATCTGGCGAGAGAATAAATGCTGCTGGAGATGATCCTTCCGGGCTTGCCGTATCTGAAAAGATGCGGACTCAGATATACGGTCTGTACCAGGCTGAGAGGAATGCCCAGAATGGGCTTTCCTTCATTCAGGTTGCAGAGGGATCTCTACAACAACTCAACAGCATCCTTCAGCGGATAAGGATGTTGTCAGTTCAGGCTGCCAATGGAATCTATTCCAATGAGGATAGGCAACTGGTTCAGGTTGAGGTTTCACAGTTGATCGATGAGGTGGATAGGATATCCAATTCCGCGGAGTTCAATAAGATGAAGATGTTAACCGGGGTTTACTCCAGAGCGAGTAATACTGGGAGCATCTTCTTCCATGTGGGTCCAAATCAGGACCAGCGGATAAGAGCCTATATTGCTACTATGAGCGCCAAGGCTCTTAACCTTATGGGTGGCAAGGCCCAAAAGCGCTCAATCTCCACTGTCGGATCAGCAAATGCCATGATAGGATATGTTGATTTAGCCCTTGACAAGCTAAATCGGCAGAGGGCAGATCTTGGCGCATATTCCAACAGGATGGAGAATACAATAAGGTCTCTAGCCAGGTCCTATGAAAATATGCTGGCTGCTGATTCCCGTGTCAGGGATACGGATATGGCCTCAGAGGTGGTTGAGTTTACAAAGAACCAGGTTCTTCTCCAGAGTGGTGTTGCGATGCTGGCTCAGGCTAATTTAAAGACTCAGATTGTTTTACAACTACTCGGATAA
- a CDS encoding flagellar protein FlaG, protein MEIMVNKIDSVGQSRLSGIRPKNEQRTSESEYSTNIKITKDNIENLVDTLNSAAKSIDKRVTFSINEKANRVIMKVFDAQSNEVIREIPPKEMIRLLESIHEFIGMFVDESR, encoded by the coding sequence ATGGAAATAATGGTTAATAAGATTGATAGTGTGGGTCAATCCAGACTATCTGGCATTAGACCAAAAAATGAACAACGTACTAGTGAAAGTGAATATTCCACAAATATAAAGATTACAAAGGATAATATTGAAAACCTTGTGGATACATTGAACTCTGCAGCAAAATCCATAGATAAGAGAGTTACCTTTTCTATTAATGAAAAGGCGAATAGGGTCATTATGAAGGTGTTTGATGCTCAATCCAATGAAGTAATAAGGGAAATCCCCCCAAAGGAGATGATAAGATTGCTTGAGAGTATTCATGAGTTTATTGGCATGTTCGTTGATGAATCAAGATAA
- the fliD gene encoding flagellar filament capping protein FliD, with amino-acid sequence MPVTMGGLASGIDSDKIITKLVEVEARPILQWENEKATYVKRKEALNLLKSHLVRLSSSAKELYGFRASYNDKRAISSNTSVLNASATKFAKSGNRKIEVIELASTQKIATDPITKDKKLSSGKFRIEVNGESEIIRFRGGKLQSLQRKIDEVGSELVATSYIKTFGDNYILTIESKISGQKGEIKLSGGKNFLKRIGLIRGEKGEEKQRFKLVFDSKYFTSYIGDRKPEDQNGSLNVEELGKSISIKDQLWREYVLPMEIQVKKDTLLEYFINYKGIKTEEEDDDVLPYKIEIGPEEKIVIKGIELRGYNISRVRPIEKKEEKREVLDVSGIGVVSIDKGERLESLYPIDKKAKGKQLIPIGKEFAGRSISKVIFYCNEGEVRFSNVKIITPLKGIGILEPKNVITEAKDAKLKIDGIEIVRDKNNNLDDVIKGASLNLRNKSREPVTLTIEPDIEKAIEKIKKFVKDYNDYLDYNRTLTKAEMTNKLGEYKKIKYKSGLFIGDMTIARIENALKTATSGAYPSMSDKPIKILPQIGISTGAINAEWETIKEGKLIIDEVKVYDNIRDNPDGVGEFFGSDTDGDNRIDHGFGFRVENILKPYIRAGKNIILAKIDLEDISIKRTEERIERHQVHLREYENKLRRKFSAMEKSISGAKMQQNWMKMQMKGMGGMDKGDKGK; translated from the coding sequence ATGCCAGTCACTATGGGAGGATTAGCCTCTGGAATAGATAGTGATAAGATAATTACCAAACTCGTTGAGGTAGAAGCAAGGCCTATCCTTCAGTGGGAAAATGAGAAGGCGACATATGTTAAGAGGAAGGAGGCCTTAAATTTATTAAAATCTCATCTTGTCAGATTGAGTAGCAGCGCTAAGGAACTTTACGGTTTTAGGGCATCCTATAATGATAAAAGAGCCATCTCTTCCAATACAAGCGTCTTAAACGCCTCTGCCACTAAATTTGCAAAGAGCGGGAACAGGAAGATAGAGGTAATTGAGCTTGCATCGACGCAAAAAATCGCTACAGATCCAATAACAAAGGATAAAAAACTCTCCTCAGGCAAATTCAGGATAGAGGTCAATGGTGAGTCCGAGATTATCCGATTTCGAGGAGGAAAGTTACAATCCCTACAGAGGAAGATTGACGAGGTTGGGTCAGAGCTTGTGGCTACTTCTTATATAAAGACCTTTGGGGATAACTACATCTTGACAATTGAATCAAAGATTTCCGGGCAAAAGGGTGAGATTAAATTATCAGGGGGTAAGAATTTTTTAAAGAGAATCGGATTGATAAGGGGTGAGAAGGGGGAAGAGAAGCAGAGATTTAAATTGGTCTTTGATAGCAAATATTTCACCTCTTATATAGGAGATCGGAAGCCTGAGGATCAGAATGGGAGTTTAAATGTTGAGGAACTGGGGAAATCCATAAGCATTAAGGATCAACTTTGGCGAGAGTATGTATTGCCAATGGAGATTCAAGTTAAAAAGGATACTCTTCTTGAGTATTTTATAAACTATAAAGGGATAAAAACTGAAGAGGAGGATGACGACGTCCTGCCCTATAAGATTGAGATTGGCCCTGAGGAGAAGATAGTGATAAAGGGGATTGAGCTTAGGGGTTATAACATCTCCAGGGTGCGTCCAATTGAGAAGAAGGAAGAGAAGAGGGAAGTTCTGGATGTATCTGGTATCGGTGTGGTTTCCATTGATAAGGGGGAGAGATTGGAGAGTCTTTATCCAATTGATAAAAAAGCAAAGGGTAAGCAGTTAATCCCAATTGGCAAGGAATTTGCAGGGAGGAGCATAAGCAAGGTTATATTCTACTGTAATGAAGGTGAGGTTAGGTTCTCAAATGTGAAAATTATTACACCCTTGAAGGGTATCGGTATTCTGGAACCCAAAAATGTGATAACTGAGGCCAAAGATGCAAAATTAAAAATTGATGGGATTGAAATAGTAAGGGATAAGAATAATAACCTCGATGATGTAATAAAGGGCGCGTCATTGAATCTTCGCAATAAATCAAGAGAGCCTGTTACATTAACTATTGAGCCCGATATTGAGAAGGCTATTGAGAAGATTAAGAAGTTTGTAAAAGATTATAATGATTATTTAGATTATAATAGGACGCTTACAAAGGCTGAGATGACCAATAAATTGGGAGAGTATAAAAAGATTAAATACAAAAGCGGTCTATTTATTGGGGATATGACCATTGCCAGGATTGAAAATGCCCTGAAGACTGCGACTAGCGGAGCATACCCCAGCATGTCGGATAAGCCAATAAAAATACTTCCACAGATAGGCATATCCACTGGGGCTATTAATGCGGAATGGGAAACGATAAAGGAAGGCAAATTGATCATTGATGAGGTCAAGGTCTATGATAATATCAGGGATAATCCTGATGGCGTAGGCGAATTTTTCGGTTCAGATACTGATGGTGATAATAGAATAGACCATGGTTTCGGATTCAGAGTCGAAAATATACTAAAACCCTATATTAGGGCAGGGAAGAATATAATTTTAGCAAAAATTGATTTGGAGGACATTTCAATAAAGAGGACAGAGGAGAGGATTGAGCGTCATCAGGTGCATCTGAGAGAGTATGAGAATAAGCTTAGAAGGAAGTTTTCTGCTATGGAGAAGTCAATATCCGGCGCTAAAATGCAACAAAATTGGATGAAGATGCAGATGAAGGGTATGGGAGGAATGGATAAGGGAGACAAGGGTAAATAA
- the argH gene encoding argininosuccinate lyase — MENRTGKEKQSYKKSKLWGGRFKEELSDSTERISSSIHFDYKLYRQDIRGTMAHAKMLQRIGILSKEELAAIVDELRKIEGEIEKGDFDFRPSLEDIHMNVESRLIERIGDAGRKVHTGRSRNDQIALDLRLYIRDESEEIKLLLKNLIALLVKLSSEYIDITMPGYTHLQVAQPVRLSHHLLAHAWNILRDIRRLNFTIDSCSDLPLGVGALAGVNYDNDREFLKMELNFKNITSNSMDTVSDRDFVLDFLYFSAVLGAHLSRFCEELVLWSTSEFGFITLSDKVTTGSSIMPQKRNPDLAELIRGKSGRLYGNLMSLLTTLKGLPLTYNRDLQEDKEPLFDSVDTIKLSLESMYEMVSTMRIEAGRMKRAVYTNFSTATDLADYLTKKGVPFRESHEIVGNIVRLCEEKSLDFFNLPFETIKKFSSHFGDDIMDILNPEGSTDMKASMGGTSPVEIRRQIELISKIIKEN; from the coding sequence ATGGAAAATCGAACCGGAAAAGAAAAGCAAAGTTATAAGAAGAGTAAATTGTGGGGCGGCAGGTTTAAGGAGGAGCTATCAGATTCAACTGAGAGGATTTCCTCCTCCATACACTTCGATTACAAGCTATATAGACAGGATATCCGTGGCACGATGGCTCATGCAAAGATGTTGCAGAGAATTGGAATACTATCTAAGGAAGAGCTTGCCGCTATAGTTGATGAATTACGGAAGATTGAGGGAGAGATTGAGAAGGGTGATTTTGACTTCAGACCATCGTTAGAAGACATCCACATGAATGTTGAGTCAAGGTTGATAGAGCGGATTGGCGATGCAGGAAGGAAAGTGCATACTGGTAGATCGAGAAATGATCAGATCGCTCTTGATTTGAGGCTCTATATCAGGGATGAATCAGAAGAGATTAAGCTTTTGCTGAAGAACCTGATAGCGCTTCTTGTAAAACTGTCATCTGAATATATTGACATCACAATGCCTGGCTATACACATCTGCAGGTTGCTCAACCCGTCAGATTGAGTCATCATCTTCTTGCCCACGCGTGGAATATTCTACGGGATATAAGGAGACTCAACTTTACAATTGACTCTTGCAGCGATTTGCCCCTTGGGGTTGGCGCGCTTGCTGGCGTAAATTATGATAACGATAGAGAATTTTTGAAGATGGAGCTGAATTTCAAGAATATTACTTCTAATTCAATGGATACCGTTAGCGATAGGGATTTTGTGCTGGATTTTTTATACTTTTCCGCGGTGCTTGGTGCGCATCTTTCCAGGTTTTGTGAAGAACTGGTGTTGTGGTCTACATCAGAGTTTGGTTTTATTACACTCTCTGATAAAGTCACTACAGGCTCATCAATTATGCCTCAAAAGCGAAATCCAGATTTAGCTGAGCTTATTAGAGGGAAAAGCGGTAGACTTTATGGCAACCTCATGTCGCTTCTTACTACGCTAAAGGGACTGCCCCTTACTTATAACAGAGATTTACAGGAGGATAAGGAGCCCCTATTCGATTCAGTGGATACTATTAAGCTATCCCTTGAGAGCATGTATGAGATGGTCTCAACTATGAGAATAGAAGCAGGGAGGATGAAAAGGGCTGTTTATACCAATTTTTCCACTGCAACAGACCTTGCCGATTATTTGACAAAAAAGGGGGTGCCCTTCAGAGAGTCTCATGAGATCGTTGGGAATATTGTCAGGCTCTGTGAAGAGAAATCCTTGGATTTTTTTAATCTGCCATTTGAGACGATCAAAAAATTTTCTTCCCATTTTGGTGATGATATCATGGATATACTAAATCCTGAGGGCTCCACTGACATGAAGGCATCTATGGGTGGGACATCACCTGTAGAGATTAGAAGACAGATTGAGTTGATTAGCAAGATAATAAAGGAGAATTAA
- a CDS encoding MgtC/SapB family protein produces the protein MNDILTGQNIFSPLSVIVRLFFAIVSGMLVGIERELRYQPAGLRTHMVLSLGSCLIMILSLYIPMGFIEMNANIDPARLAAQVISGIGFLGAGAIFRYGFNVKGLTTAASIWTTSGIGLTFGAGFYFLGIISTISLIVILQLFDKIEDWFIEHRHLRNITVTYYSDLGFEVIIDTVRNYDLELKRVSITDNVENNTSEIVINCRVKEGFFVSELFESIKSLGKIKSLRID, from the coding sequence ATGAATGATATACTAACCGGTCAGAACATCTTTTCCCCCCTCTCTGTGATAGTGAGATTATTTTTTGCTATAGTCTCTGGCATGTTGGTAGGTATTGAAAGGGAGTTGCGCTATCAGCCAGCTGGACTTCGAACCCATATGGTGCTTTCTCTTGGATCATGTTTAATAATGATTCTCTCTTTATACATTCCCATGGGATTCATTGAGATGAATGCTAATATTGATCCAGCCAGATTAGCAGCACAGGTTATAAGCGGAATAGGATTTCTTGGTGCTGGCGCAATTTTCAGATATGGATTCAATGTCAAGGGACTCACAACTGCAGCGTCAATATGGACAACATCTGGAATAGGTCTCACCTTTGGCGCAGGCTTCTATTTCCTTGGGATTATCTCTACTATATCATTGATTGTTATTTTACAGCTATTCGATAAAATTGAGGATTGGTTCATTGAACACAGGCATCTTCGTAACATTACGGTAACATATTATTCGGATTTAGGCTTTGAGGTTATCATAGATACTGTCAGGAATTATGATCTTGAACTGAAGCGGGTTTCAATTACCGATAATGTTGAAAATAATACCTCTGAGATTGTCATTAATTGTAGGGTTAAAGAGGGTTTTTTTGTAAGTGAGTTGTTTGAGAGCATAAAGTCACTTGGGAAGATCAAATCGCTTCGAATAGATTAG
- a CDS encoding MBL fold metallo-hydrolase — MTEEILPSIYRIEIPLPKNPLKALNSYVIKDNDRNLIIDTGMNREECMRVMESSLREIGVDLKDTDFFITHLHADHLGLVSSLVTNTSKIYFNQKDIDSIHQGFSWESMLNFANRYGFPKDMLQDALFKHPGFKYGAKGQLNFTILKEGDKIEIGDYQFECLETPGHTNGHLCLYEPNKKILVSGDHILGDITPNISLWTEDENPLDEYMTSLDKVYKLDIDITLPGHRSIIRDCKKRIQELKRHHQKRVDEVLSIIKSGNKDAFQVASNMSWDLTYDSWDQFPTMQKWFATGEAIAHLKFLEERGSIQKEIQQQRIVYSL, encoded by the coding sequence ATGACTGAAGAAATTCTTCCGAGTATATACAGAATTGAGATCCCATTACCCAAGAATCCCCTAAAGGCTCTTAATTCCTATGTGATCAAGGATAATGATCGAAATCTAATTATCGATACTGGGATGAATCGAGAGGAATGCATGAGGGTAATGGAATCAAGCCTTCGCGAAATAGGAGTGGATCTAAAAGATACGGATTTCTTTATAACTCATCTACATGCTGATCATTTGGGGCTCGTTTCCAGTCTTGTTACTAATACATCAAAGATATATTTTAACCAGAAGGATATCGACAGCATACATCAGGGTTTTAGTTGGGAAAGTATGCTGAACTTTGCAAACAGGTATGGTTTTCCCAAGGACATGCTACAGGATGCCCTCTTTAAACACCCGGGTTTTAAATATGGCGCTAAAGGACAGCTTAACTTTACTATCCTTAAGGAGGGCGATAAAATTGAAATCGGTGATTACCAATTTGAATGCTTGGAAACACCCGGCCATACTAACGGCCATCTATGCCTCTATGAGCCAAATAAAAAAATTCTAGTATCAGGAGACCATATACTCGGAGATATAACCCCTAACATATCGTTATGGACAGAGGATGAGAATCCACTTGATGAATACATGACAAGTCTTGATAAGGTTTATAAATTGGATATTGATATTACATTACCTGGCCATAGAAGCATTATTAGGGATTGCAAGAAGAGAATCCAAGAACTCAAAAGACATCACCAAAAGAGGGTTGATGAGGTCCTCTCCATCATTAAAAGTGGCAATAAGGATGCTTTTCAAGTAGCATCGAATATGAGTTGGGATTTAACATATGATTCCTGGGATCAATTCCCTACTATGCAAAAATGGTTTGCCACAGGAGAGGCAATCGCTCACCTCAAATTTCTTGAAGAAAGGGGATCGATTCAGAAGGAAATTCAGCAACAGAGGATAGTATATTCGCTATAG
- a CDS encoding twin-arginine translocase TatA/TatE family subunit yields MGMPGIWELVIIFFIVLLIFGAGKIPKIARDIGGGIKEFKKSINGESNGEDKRGKE; encoded by the coding sequence ATGGGAATGCCTGGAATATGGGAACTGGTTATAATCTTTTTTATTGTACTCCTTATATTTGGAGCAGGGAAGATTCCAAAGATAGCGCGGGATATCGGGGGTGGCATCAAGGAATTCAAGAAATCTATAAATGGCGAATCCAATGGAGAGGATAAGAGAGGCAAGGAGTAG